Proteins encoded in a region of the Marmota flaviventris isolate mMarFla1 chromosome 3, mMarFla1.hap1, whole genome shotgun sequence genome:
- the H1-0 gene encoding histone H1.0, with amino-acid sequence MTENSTSTPAAKPKRAKASKKSTDHPKYSDMIVAAIQAEKNRAGSSRQSIQKYIKSHYKVGENADSQIKLSIKRLVTTGVLKQTKGVGASGSFRLAKSDEPKRSVAFKKTKKEVKKVATPKKATKPKKAATKAPSKKPKAPPAKKAKKKPAATPRKAKTPKVVKAKPVKATKPKKAKPVKPKAKSSAKRAGKKK; translated from the coding sequence ATGACCGAGAACTCCACGTCCACTCCCGCGGCCAAACCCAAGCGGGCCAAGGCCTCCAAGAAGTCCACAGACCACCCCAAGTATTCAGACATGATCGTGGCTGCCATCCAGGCCGAGAAGAACCGCGCCGGCTCCTCGCGCCAGTCCATCCAGAAGTACATCAAGAGTCACTACAAGGTGGGGGAGAACGCCGACTCCCAGATCAAGTTGTCCATCAAGCGCCTGGTGACCACCGGCGTCCTCAAGCAAACCAAAGGGGTGGGTGCCTCGGGGTCCTTCCGTCTGGCCAAGAGCGACGAGCCCAAGAGGTCCGTGGCCTTCAAGAAGACCAAGAAAGAAGTCAAGAAGGTGGCCACGCCAAAGAAGGCAACCAAGCCCAAGAAGGCTGCCACCAAAGCCCCCAGCAAGAAGCCCAAAGCCCCCCCAGCCAAGAAGGCCAAGAAGAAGCCGGCTGCCACGCCCAGGAAAGCCAAAACCCCCAAGGTCGTCAAAGCCAAGCCCGTGAAGGCGACCAAGCCCAAGAAGGCCAAACCAGTGAAGCCCAAAGCCAAGTCCAGTGCCAAGAGGGCCGGCAAGAAGAAGTGA